The window GGAGCCGGTTCCCTCTACCGGGTGGACCACGACGGCACGGTGACCCGAGTCCTCGACAACATCACGGTGCCGAACGGGCCGGCCTTCACGGCCGACGGCGCCACCATGTACCTGGCCGACAGCGCCCGGGGAGTCGTCAGGCGCTACCCCGTGGACCCGGAAACCGCCGAACTCGGGGCCCCTGAGGTGTTCGTCACCGTCGACGACGGCAGCCCCGACGGCATGGTGGTGGATGTCGAGGGCGCCGTATGGGTGGCGGTGTGGGGCACGGGATCCGTACGCCGGTATCTGCCGGACGGTCGGCTGGACCGCACGCTGAGTCTGCCCGCACGACAGCCCGCGGGTGTGTGCCTGGGGGAGGACCTTCTCCACATCACGACTGCTCGTGTGGGACTTGCCGAGCCGGGTCCCTTCGACGGCGCGGTGTTCACCGCCCGTGTCGACGTACCGGGCCGGCCGTCGACTGCCTACCGCCACGACGGATCGGCTTCGTTCCCGGGGGAGAGGTCATGAAGGACGGCTGGAGGCCCGCCGAAGGGCCGGTGGTCTGCATCGGCGAAACCATGGCCGCCCTGGCTCCCGCCCCCTCCGAATCGCTGGAGACCGCCGAGGACCTGCGGGTGTCGGTGGCCGGGGCCGAGTCGAACGTGGCGATGTACCTGGCAGACCTGGGCGTCCCCGTCTCCTGGCTGTCCGCGCTGGGCGACGACGCGTTGGGGCGGCGTGTGCGCGCCGCTGTCGGCGCGGCGGGCGTCGATGTCAGCGGCGTGCGCTCCGACCCGGAACGGCCCACGGGCCTGCTCGTGAAGGAGCCGACCGGCACTCGCACCCGCGTCCACTACTACCGCGGCAACTCGGCGGCCTCGGCACTGGGCCCCGACGTACTGGACGACGCGAGACTGCGGTCGGCCTCCGTCGTCCACCTGACGGGCGTGACCCCGGCACTGTCCCCGTCCTGCCGGAACATGGTCGTGGAGGCACTCACCACTCCGCCCGCCGAGCGCCCGTACGCCATCAGCTTCGACGTCAATCACCGCCCGGCCCTGTGGCCGCCGGGGACGGCCGCCCCTCTGCTGCGCGACCTCGCCGACCGCTCCGACATCACCTTCGTGGGCCTCGACGAGGCACAGGAACTGTGGGACGCCGACCTCGAACCGGCCGACGTACGGCAGCTGTTGCCACACCCGCGCCTCCTAGTC is drawn from Streptomyces liliifuscus and contains these coding sequences:
- a CDS encoding SMP-30/gluconolactonase/LRE family protein; the encoded protein is MELGEGIRWTDRGIVLVDILAGRLLTAVGHPIDPLRQLAQLPVPLGAVAPVAGAPGTWIAAAGTGICLLTPDGSTRWLAQPEADAARPMRMNDATTDPSGRFWAGSMAYDADEGAGSLYRVDHDGTVTRVLDNITVPNGPAFTADGATMYLADSARGVVRRYPVDPETAELGAPEVFVTVDDGSPDGMVVDVEGAVWVAVWGTGSVRRYLPDGRLDRTLSLPARQPAGVCLGEDLLHITTARVGLAEPGPFDGAVFTARVDVPGRPSTAYRHDGSASFPGERS
- a CDS encoding sugar kinase, whose product is MKDGWRPAEGPVVCIGETMAALAPAPSESLETAEDLRVSVAGAESNVAMYLADLGVPVSWLSALGDDALGRRVRAAVGAAGVDVSGVRSDPERPTGLLVKEPTGTRTRVHYYRGNSAASALGPDVLDDARLRSASVVHLTGVTPALSPSCRNMVVEALTTPPAERPYAISFDVNHRPALWPPGTAAPLLRDLADRSDITFVGLDEAQELWDADLEPADVRQLLPHPRLLVVKDGGRAATAFGHEGAWTVTALRTDVVEPVGAGDAFAAGFLTGLLRGGGMERALRLGHITAASALKVTGDHGPLPDADRIKQLLDLPAQEWETVAGGRP